One stretch of Equus przewalskii isolate Varuska chromosome 9, EquPr2, whole genome shotgun sequence DNA includes these proteins:
- the EMP3 gene encoding epithelial membrane protein 3, which translates to MSLLLLVVSALHILILILLFVATLDKSWWTLPGKESLNLWHDCTWNNDNKTWACSNVSENGWLKAVQVLMVLSLILCCLSFILFMFQLYTMRRGGLFYATGLCQLCTSVAVFTGALIYAIHAKEILAERPPGGSFGYCFALAWVAFPLALASGIIYIHLRKRE; encoded by the exons ATGTCGCTTCTCCTGCTGGTGGTCTCTGCCCTTCACATCCTCATTCTCATCCTGCTTTTCGTGGCCACTTTGGACAAG TCCTGGTGGACCCTCCCTGGGAAGGAGTCCCTGAATCTCTGGCACGACTGCACGTggaacaatgacaacaaaaccTGGGCCTGCAGTAACGTCAGCGAGAATG GCTGGCTGAAGGCGGTGCAGGTCCTCATGGTGCTTTCCCTCATTCTCTGCTGTCTGTCCTTCATCCTGTTCATGTTCCAACTCTACACCATGCGGCGAGGAGGCCTCTTCTACGCCACTGGCCTCTGCCAGCTGTGCACCA GCGTGGCGGTGTTTACTGGGGCGCTGATCTACGCCATTCACGCGAAGGAGATCTTGGCCGAGCGCCCGCCGGGGGGCAGCTTTGGTTACTGCTTCGCCCTGGCCTGGGTGGCCTTCCCCCTTGCCCTGGCCAGTGGCATCATCTACATCCACCTGCGGAAGCGGGAGTGA